A region of Planococcus sp. MSAK28401 DNA encodes the following proteins:
- a CDS encoding helix-turn-helix transcriptional regulator gives MDNKLKELRETHGYSQDQLAKKLDVSRQTIISIEKGRYNPSLPLALQMGKIFGTHIENIFFLEDESD, from the coding sequence GTGGATAATAAATTAAAGGAATTGCGGGAGACACACGGTTATTCACAAGACCAGCTCGCTAAAAAGCTGGACGTTTCGAGACAGACGATCATTTCAATCGAAAAAGGGCGCTATAATCCGTCTCTTCCCCTCGCCTTGCAGATGGGCAAGATTTTCGGCACCCACATCGAGAACATTTTCTTCTTGGAAGACGAATCAGATTAA
- a CDS encoding MarR family winged helix-turn-helix transcriptional regulator gives MDTNNLFKLIHTVEAVTNESIIVWNDAFPHNVGVSPILVLGELERNGAQNQMKLAELLGFTGGAMTNIAGKLVKMGLAVRRSNDQDRRQVLLDITEEGTKVLKEAQTLGQQQHMELFEVLDTDEIAQYLALNEKILNGLRAKRTNREKESK, from the coding sequence ATGGATACCAACAACCTTTTTAAATTGATTCACACTGTCGAAGCCGTGACAAATGAATCCATCATCGTGTGGAATGATGCCTTTCCGCATAATGTCGGGGTCTCCCCTATTCTCGTGCTCGGCGAACTCGAGCGAAACGGCGCACAAAACCAGATGAAGCTCGCGGAACTGCTCGGGTTTACTGGAGGCGCGATGACCAATATCGCCGGCAAGCTGGTGAAAATGGGCCTCGCTGTCCGCCGTTCGAACGATCAGGATCGCCGCCAAGTACTGCTGGACATCACCGAAGAAGGCACGAAGGTGCTGAAAGAAGCGCAAACGCTTGGCCAACAACAGCATATGGAGCTGTTCGAGGTGCTGGATACGGACGAAATCGCCCAATATTTGGCGCTCAATGAAAAAATCTTAAACGGCTTGAGAGCAAAACGAACAAACAGAGAGAAGGAATCCAAATGA
- a CDS encoding FUSC family protein: MKRNRIAKNGEFRRLLKQAFAINQRSLPWAKALAAGISSGLPVLIGVLLGQLQYGLIAGLGGLAFLYMFNEPYALRSKKIFFAALGLAFSAGLGVLLSEQPLLAAAAVGIIGALAVFIFGAYQFTGPTAIFFVLVFLINNNMTDTPALFLLHGFLVFLGGMLSWLMAMWAYPFKPHAAEAKAVKQGYMALTALAESAGSAEFYEVRQHAWSALKSAETALSNASAKWTRSNRLVQLTLLHAQATSVYAEIIKRGDRYLAVSKETVENLRLIASSVEASGKKSFAAAPRLQTETGDALTESTRKAYDILTGQRDKRTRDTELKAEPFKAVFANAFNKHSMVFFAAIRFGVVLAFAAFVAHFLPIDPSYWVPLSAAAVMSGATILSTFNRSLQRSAGTIVGIVVAAVILSFQPDGLFIALMIFALTALTELAIVLNYAVAAFFITPNALMIAESTSQIGDLSYFASARIVDVLIGSAIGLIGVMLIGRRRASTLLPPLMSKTLRSQQRFMSLLFSPYSPDIEAQPIEQKKMRTNLSNLKLVLDTAQGELPQRPPNLALLQQVFFASEQLAFLLENAAQKDRLALSPVQLGQLHLFFEMMANALEGNWPFAEHVIPEIPGFPEIEQELAALQETVRMSTRKIELHEKDEALE; encoded by the coding sequence ATGAAACGAAACCGAATCGCAAAGAATGGTGAATTCCGCAGGCTCCTAAAGCAGGCTTTCGCCATCAACCAACGCTCCCTCCCTTGGGCTAAAGCATTGGCTGCCGGCATCAGCTCCGGGCTTCCTGTACTGATCGGGGTCTTATTGGGCCAGTTGCAATATGGGTTGATCGCAGGCCTCGGAGGTCTGGCATTTCTTTATATGTTCAACGAACCGTACGCGCTGCGCTCGAAAAAAATCTTTTTCGCCGCGCTCGGCTTGGCGTTTTCTGCGGGCCTTGGCGTCCTGCTGTCCGAGCAGCCCTTGCTCGCCGCAGCCGCAGTCGGCATTATCGGGGCATTGGCGGTATTCATTTTCGGCGCCTATCAGTTCACAGGGCCGACCGCGATTTTTTTCGTTCTGGTGTTTTTGATTAATAACAATATGACAGACACTCCGGCGCTGTTCCTTTTGCATGGCTTTCTCGTGTTCCTCGGCGGCATGCTGTCCTGGCTGATGGCGATGTGGGCTTATCCCTTCAAGCCGCACGCCGCAGAAGCAAAGGCTGTGAAACAGGGATACATGGCGCTCACCGCTTTGGCTGAATCAGCCGGGTCCGCTGAATTCTATGAAGTCCGCCAACATGCCTGGTCCGCCTTGAAATCCGCCGAAACGGCTCTCAGCAATGCAAGCGCTAAATGGACGCGCTCGAACCGGCTCGTCCAGTTGACCTTATTGCATGCGCAAGCAACATCGGTTTATGCCGAAATCATCAAACGCGGCGACCGCTATTTAGCCGTATCGAAAGAAACCGTGGAGAATTTGCGGCTCATCGCTTCATCAGTCGAAGCGTCCGGCAAAAAATCCTTTGCCGCGGCACCGCGCCTGCAGACGGAAACAGGAGATGCCTTAACCGAAAGCACTCGAAAAGCATATGATATCCTTACAGGCCAGCGCGATAAACGAACGCGTGATACAGAACTGAAAGCGGAACCGTTCAAGGCCGTCTTTGCCAATGCTTTCAATAAACATTCCATGGTATTTTTCGCCGCCATCCGCTTCGGTGTCGTCTTGGCGTTTGCGGCATTCGTCGCCCACTTCTTGCCGATCGACCCGTCGTATTGGGTGCCATTGTCGGCTGCCGCGGTCATGTCCGGCGCCACAATCCTGTCGACGTTCAACCGCTCGCTTCAGCGGTCGGCTGGCACCATTGTCGGCATTGTAGTCGCCGCTGTCATTCTGTCCTTCCAACCGGATGGGTTGTTCATTGCGTTGATGATTTTTGCATTGACGGCGCTCACGGAGCTTGCGATTGTGCTGAACTATGCCGTTGCGGCATTCTTCATCACGCCGAACGCATTGATGATCGCGGAAAGCACATCGCAGATCGGAGACCTTTCCTATTTCGCTTCCGCGCGCATTGTCGATGTGCTGATTGGTTCCGCGATTGGGCTAATCGGGGTTATGCTGATCGGCCGGCGCCGTGCGTCAACGCTGCTTCCTCCGCTCATGTCCAAAACTTTGCGAAGCCAGCAGCGCTTCATGAGCCTGCTGTTTTCACCCTATAGCCCAGACATCGAGGCACAACCGATCGAACAAAAGAAAATGCGTACCAACCTAAGCAATTTGAAGTTGGTACTCGACACAGCGCAAGGTGAATTGCCGCAGCGGCCACCAAACCTCGCTCTCTTGCAGCAGGTATTTTTCGCTTCCGAACAGCTCGCCTTCCTGCTCGAAAATGCAGCGCAAAAAGACCGGCTTGCCTTATCTCCCGTTCAGCTCGGACAGCTCCATTTGTTTTTCGAAATGATGGCGAATGCGTTGGAAGGCAATTGGCCATTTGCGGAACACGTGATTCCGGAAATCCCGGGATTCCCTGAAATCGAACAGGAACTCGCCGCTTTGCAGGAAACGGTTCGAATGAGCACACGCAAAATCGAATTACACGAAAAAGACGAAGCCTTGGAATAG
- a CDS encoding YrzE family protein, with amino-acid sequence MKTRRNFRSYLAPETDDAGRNISWSSIFAGVVTFIAFLIMFSLIGTAIGLGVTDATSNDPFAGVGTGLAIWGVLTLLISLLAAGFVAGITAARAGLVHGFLTWATSVIILFVLLTFTTINTFQTVGSIFGNVGSAVGQGAGSVASTAGDAIQSTFDNVTENFSGVDTAELEGNVEEILTDTDISELQPGYLEGELEESRNEVLDAGKELAVNPENSDAILQDLGDSLTARAEEIQESVDEEAISEAVAANTELTGAEAEEATNNIVDGLNQATTEASQQIEDAQVALEDASQELESTIADVRQSTEEATQTASTISIWGFVALLLTMVVTSLAGIFGSSFVRKERTVNK; translated from the coding sequence ATGAAAACTCGCAGAAATTTTAGATCGTATCTTGCCCCTGAAACGGACGATGCAGGCCGCAACATTTCCTGGAGCTCCATTTTTGCTGGAGTCGTGACGTTTATCGCATTCTTAATTATGTTCAGTTTGATTGGTACTGCCATTGGCCTTGGGGTGACAGACGCTACTTCAAATGACCCATTTGCCGGTGTCGGAACCGGATTAGCCATTTGGGGTGTTTTGACACTGCTGATTTCGTTATTGGCAGCCGGATTTGTCGCTGGGATTACCGCAGCACGCGCTGGGTTGGTCCATGGATTCTTGACATGGGCAACTAGCGTCATCATCTTATTTGTTCTATTGACGTTCACCACGATCAACACATTCCAGACAGTTGGTTCCATTTTCGGGAATGTGGGAAGCGCAGTCGGCCAGGGGGCTGGATCTGTCGCGTCCACTGCCGGTGACGCCATCCAAAGCACATTCGACAACGTAACCGAAAACTTCTCAGGCGTCGATACTGCCGAACTGGAAGGAAATGTTGAAGAGATTCTTACCGATACGGATATTTCGGAATTGCAGCCGGGCTATTTGGAAGGCGAATTGGAAGAGAGCCGCAATGAAGTGCTCGATGCAGGAAAAGAATTAGCTGTAAACCCTGAAAACTCAGATGCCATTCTTCAAGACTTAGGTGATTCCTTGACGGCCAGAGCCGAAGAAATCCAAGAATCTGTCGATGAAGAAGCTATCTCAGAAGCTGTTGCCGCCAACACCGAGTTGACCGGGGCAGAAGCTGAAGAAGCAACCAATAATATCGTGGATGGCTTAAACCAAGCTACGACTGAAGCCAGCCAGCAGATTGAAGATGCACAAGTTGCCTTGGAAGACGCTTCTCAGGAATTGGAAAGCACGATTGCTGATGTACGCCAGTCTACAGAAGAAGCAACTCAAACTGCTTCCACTATTTCCATTTGGGGATTTGTCGCACTGTTGTTAACGATGGTTGTCACTTCCCTAGCAGGAATTTTCGGATCTAGCTTTGTCCGCAAAGAACGCACTGTGAATAAATAA
- a CDS encoding SDR family NAD(P)-dependent oxidoreductase has translation MNRVQGKVALVTGGASGIGLSAATLLAQEGASVVIADYNVEGAKQAAASIQKQGFEAMGVFLDAAKEQSIRDAVDFTVEHYGSLHILFNNVGLTNLQKDLDVVHIDLDEWDRLMNVNVKSVLLGSRFAIPHMIEAGGGSIINTASMAGFTGDAIRSAYGASKAAVVNLTRYIAAQYGKDKIRCNGVAPGLILTPAAKDNLSPKVLAIFEKYNALPYHGEADDIGNTVLFLASDESKFITGQTIQVEGGHYIANPTAPDFTSMTS, from the coding sequence ATGAATCGAGTTCAAGGAAAAGTTGCATTGGTCACTGGAGGCGCTTCAGGCATCGGGCTTTCCGCCGCTACATTACTGGCACAAGAAGGCGCAAGCGTGGTCATTGCGGATTACAACGTAGAAGGCGCCAAGCAAGCCGCAGCTTCTATCCAAAAACAAGGATTTGAAGCGATGGGCGTTTTCCTCGACGCCGCAAAAGAACAATCGATTCGAGACGCGGTCGACTTCACTGTTGAACATTACGGAAGCCTTCATATCTTGTTCAATAATGTCGGCCTCACCAACCTCCAAAAAGACCTGGATGTTGTCCATATCGATTTGGACGAATGGGACCGCCTCATGAATGTCAACGTCAAAAGCGTGTTGCTCGGCAGCCGGTTCGCGATTCCCCATATGATCGAAGCGGGCGGCGGTTCGATCATCAATACCGCGTCGATGGCCGGCTTCACAGGAGATGCGATCCGCTCGGCATACGGGGCATCCAAAGCCGCAGTCGTCAATTTGACGCGCTATATCGCCGCCCAATATGGCAAGGACAAAATCCGCTGCAACGGCGTCGCACCCGGCTTGATTTTGACCCCTGCCGCTAAAGATAACCTATCGCCGAAAGTACTGGCGATTTTCGAGAAATACAACGCCCTCCCGTATCACGGCGAAGCGGACGATATCGGGAACACAGTGCTGTTCCTCGCTTCCGATGAATCCAAATTCATCACCGGCCAAACGATTCAAGTGGAAGGCGGCCATTACATCGCCAATCCGACAGCGCCCGACTTCACCAGCATGACTAGTTGA
- a CDS encoding 2'-5' RNA ligase family protein, with amino-acid sequence MQYFIGISPPADYTNQLSQFRKQWPDNRIDKIVEPHITLKAQGGLTPDESWLENVRKACEKTNRFEATVGGTAFFGEEILYLQVESQGLKKLHERLVAVVEPTDEMIAQYFELDQFVPHLTLAKTSYGLSVQQLKAMAQHASEELDTCRFEVDFIRVYQESGTGVYRKHTDIPLGI; translated from the coding sequence ATGCAGTATTTTATCGGAATTTCACCACCTGCAGACTATACAAACCAACTGAGCCAATTCAGGAAGCAGTGGCCGGATAACCGGATTGATAAAATAGTTGAACCGCATATTACCTTAAAGGCACAAGGGGGCTTAACACCTGATGAGAGCTGGCTTGAAAATGTGCGGAAAGCGTGCGAGAAAACGAATCGTTTTGAAGCAACTGTTGGCGGAACGGCGTTTTTCGGGGAAGAAATTCTGTATTTACAGGTTGAATCGCAGGGGCTGAAAAAACTGCACGAACGGCTTGTTGCGGTAGTTGAACCAACGGATGAAATGATCGCGCAGTATTTCGAACTTGATCAATTCGTTCCCCATCTGACTCTGGCAAAAACGAGTTACGGGTTGTCGGTACAACAGTTAAAAGCGATGGCGCAGCATGCCAGTGAGGAGCTGGACACTTGCCGGTTTGAGGTTGATTTTATACGGGTCTATCAGGAAAGCGGCACTGGCGTTTATCGGAAACACACGGACATTCCATTAGGTATATAA